In Aspergillus nidulans FGSC A4 chromosome II, the genomic stretch CTAACTCGGGTTTGGGGTCAACAAAGAACCCCCCGCCTGCCAGTCGTCTGAttggttgctcttcagatTAAACGGGAGACTAAGTCCTACTTGCCCCGACCAATGACAGTTCTTTGTTGCTAAGTACCCTGCTTTCCTTGATGAAATGGGAAAAGATTATTTCCCTAATTATTATGTGTTCTGGTATCGCAGACGATTACTACATTTGTTTATTGCTTGAAGTTCGATCTCTATTGCCTATGTTTGCAGCCTTGCGTGGCCGAAACAGTAAATTGGACGTATTCTCTGCTGGGACGCAAGTCCCGGATATCATGACCCGCAGCCCTTACATGCATTCATTCGTGCTTAAATCCAGGACTTGCATGAGATACTAGGATTGAAAGACTGTGGTGCTGTTACTCCCAAACTGCCGTGTATTTCCGCAATGTGTTATGGTCATCTCAAGTGGCCGGCTTAGTCGTGTCAGGACTTCAATGATAGTAGTTGCAAGGCCCTTTGATATACCAAACTCACCACCCGGATGGGCTGCTAACTCGTCAACTAGCCAGACATCCTCCAGATATAGCGACTTGAGATGCACCGCCTGGCGAATGAAGTTTtccagagctggaagagacaGCCAAATATCTATAAGCTCAAGATGCTGAAGCTTCAAAAGCGGGAGCTTGTTAAGAAAAGGCAACATCGGGGATGTAGATGTAATGCATATCTCCTCCACATCAGGCAACGCTTTGGAAGCCAGCGCCTGCAAAAAACAGTCCTCTATGGCAGCCTGATGGTAGAAACCTCTTATGTGGAATGCTCGAATCATCACACTGTTTTTTCGAGCCATCACAGCGGCTGTCAGAAGTTTCTCCAAGGGACCGAGATAGTAATCATGATATGGAAGCATACAGCCTGAAGCATGGCCGAATTGGTCTTTGATTCTGTTCACGAGATTAATCTCAAGAGTGTGCAGATTGGGAAGGTCGCGAAGGGACATGCACAGTATATCCTGACTTGTCCATAAgatcttttccttttctgccaTGCGTGATTGCATAAAAGATGGATGTAAAATGCTTCCA encodes the following:
- a CDS encoding uncharacterized protein (transcript_id=CADANIAT00005196) produces the protein MDRLLVELLEIIILFTLQASLKHLLSVNRLFRALCIPSLFQSVQVGVTFAQLEGLLQISKSSFAPFVRAIRYEANALLDPKKEKILWTSQDILCMSLRDLPNLHTLEINLVNRIKDQFGHASGCMLPYHDYYLGPLEKLLTAAVMARKNSVMIRAFHIRGFYHQAAIEDCFLQALASKALPDVEEICITSTSPMLPFLNKLPLLKLQHLELIDIWLSLPALENFIRQAVHLKSLYLEDVWLVDELAAHPGGEFGISKGLATTIIEVLTRLSRPLEMTITHCGNTRQFGSNSTTVFQS